From Coffea arabica cultivar ET-39 chromosome 9c, Coffea Arabica ET-39 HiFi, whole genome shotgun sequence, one genomic window encodes:
- the LOC113709052 gene encoding uncharacterized protein — protein MGWFEGYERKFCKMVGRDIRSDNKGARTGAYSADCSTPVNILWQIWKARNRTAFDAYDTDPRKTMQKAVGEWNEYIEAQQDITGEFIQQTINSNRSKKWRPPSRGMIKLNTDAAFSQNLERTGIGVVARNAEGELMKVWARAELKRSEPQVEEAAAIRMGMQIAWKANWRAIELQSDCKEVVDMINKKKKKQQNNIVIILEDIANMRCLFEQCTFSFVHRDGNRCAHSVAKFAVKLTTNVEWDVCFPMWLQEEAQNDFRGSESDVPKSCNIKFTK, from the exons ATGGGATGGTTTGAAGGATATGAGAGGAAATTTTGTAAGATGGTGGGAAGGGATATTAGGAGCGATAACAAGGGAGCAAGGACAGGAGCATATAGCGCTGACT gttcgacacctgtcaataTCCTATGGCAAATATGGAAGGCACGGAACAGGACAGCTTTTGATGCATATGACACAGACCCAAGGAAAACAATGCAGAAAGCTGTGGGCGAGTGGAATGAGTATATAGAAGcgcaacaagatataacaggaGAGTTCATTCAACAAACAATAAACTCAAACAGAAGTAAGAAATGGAGGCCACCATCAAGAGGTATGATAAAACTAAATACTGATGCTgcattttcacaaaatttggaGAGAACAGGCATAGGTGTTGTGGCCAGAAATGCTGAAGGAGAGCTGATGAAAGTTTGGGCAAGAGCTGAACTAAAACGTAGTGAGCCACAGGTGGAGGAAGCAGCAGCAATTAGGATGGGAATGCAAATAGCCTGGAAAGCAAACTGGAGGGCAATTGAGCTCCAATCAGACTGCAAAGAGGTGGTGGACAtgataaacaagaaaaaaaaaaagcagcaaAACAACATCGTGATCATCTTGGAGGATATAGCAAATATGAGATGTTTGTTTGAACAATGTACTTTCTCTTTTGTGCATAGAGATGGGAATAGATGTGCACATAGTGTAGCAAAATTTGCTGTAAAGCTAACAACAAATGTTGAATGGGATGTATGTTTTCCCATGTGGCTCCAAGAGGAAGCCCAAAATGACTTCAGAGGAAGCGAATCTGATGTACCTAAGTCTTGTAATATCAAGTTtacaaaatga
- the LOC140014244 gene encoding uncharacterized protein: MKVGVWNCRGAGSSLTVPQLKEVIHLHSPGVLFLSETKNQKKFMKNVKKRLNFDDSAVVDSVGKAGGLALFWKHWIKMIEVEVSSFYITARMMDMEARCEWAFIGVYASTDDKQRRSQWRELEGKMNQWGERWIIAGDFNDILTNWEKWGGRQRPEWSFTDFKGLVNGNDLVDIGYEGKP, translated from the coding sequence ATGAAGGTAGGGGTGTGGAACTGTCGAGGTGCAGGGAGTTCCTTGACAGTTCCCCAACTTAAGGAGGTAATACACCTTCACTCTCCAGGAGTTTTATTTTTGAGTGaaacaaaaaaccaaaaaaagtttatgaaaaatgtaaaaaagaGGTTGAATTTTGACGACAGTGCTGTTGTAGATTCGGTAGGGAAAGCTGGAGGTCTGGCTTTATTTTGGAAACACTGGATTAAAATGATAGAAGTGGAGGTCTCTAGTTTTTACATCACTGCTCGCATGATGGATATGGAGGCCAGATGTGAATGGGCCTTTATTGGAGTATATGCTAGTACGGATGATAAACAGAGACGAAGCCAATGGAGAGAGCTAGAAGGAAAAATGAATCAGTGGGGTGAGAGGTGGATCATAGCAGGAGATTTTAATGATATCTTGACAAATTGGGAGAAATGGGGGGGAAGACAAAGACCAGAGTGGAGCTTCACTGATTTTAAGGGGTTAGTGAATGGAAATGACTTAGTGGATATAGGATATGAAGGAAAGCCTTGA